The DNA sequence CTAAAAGTTTTAGAAAAAACCGCGCGGAAATTTAATCTGCGTTTAGAATTCACGCCGGCCAAAGTCGGCGGCGCGGCTATAGAGCAGGAAGGCGCGGCGCTGCCCGCGGCCACGCTTAAAGTCTGCCAAAATTCTGACGCGATATTTTTCGGATCGGTGGGCGGGCCGCAATGGGAAAAACTGCCGCCGGAGCAGCAGCCGGAACGCGCCGCCTTGCTGCCTTTGCGCAAAATATTTAATCTTTACGCCAATCTGCGGCCAGCCATTTTATTTAAACAATTAAAAAACGCTTCACCCTTGCGCGCGGATATTGCCGGAGACGGCTTCGATCTGCTGATCCTGCGCGAGCTGACCAGCGGCATTTATTTCGGCCAGCCTAAAGGCCGCGCGGACGACAAAGCTTTTGACACGCTCTCTTACCGTGTGCCGGAGATCGTGCGCGTTACCAAAGTTGCTTTTGAGGCCGCGCGCAAGCGCCGCAAAAAAGTCACCTCGATTGACAAAGCCAATGTGCTGGCCACCTCGGTTATGTGGCGGGAAGTCGTGGTCGAAGTGGCCAAAGATTATCCGGACGTCGCGCTGCAGCACATGTACATCGACAATGCCGCCATGCAGTTAATTAAAAATCCCCACCAGTTTGACGTTGTGCTCTGCGACAATATGTTCGGCGACATACTTTCCGATGAGGCTTCCATGCTGACCGGTTCGATCGGCATGCTGCCTTCGGCCTCTTTGAGCGACGGCAGTTTCGGACTTTACGAGCCGTCCGGCGGCTCGGCGCCCGACATCGCCGGACAGAATATCGCCAATCCGATCGCCCAGATCCTGTCCGCCGCCCTGCTCTGCAAATATTCGCTCGGCCGCGGAGACGCGCACGACGCGATCTTTGCCGCCGTTAATCAAACGCTGGATGAAAATTACCGCACTCGTGATATAATATCTTCAGGTTGTCAGGAAGTTTCCACCTCACAAATGGGCGAACTGATCTGCGGCAAAATCTAAATTTTAGGAGGAAAAAATGGCAACTATCACCAAAGACATGACGATCCTGGAAGTTCTGCAAAACCACCCGCAGGCCGTTGAAGTGTTGCAGTCTTTAAATCTGGGCTGTCTGGGCTGCATCGCGGCGTCCGGCGAAAGCCTGGAGCAAGGCTTGACCGCGCACGGCTTAAATGTCAGCGAAGTGGTGGAAAAATTAAATCAAACTGTTACAGAATAAACTTCGGCAAAACACGCTCTTAAAAACAAAACCGCGCCGTTAATCAAGGTCGCGGATGGTATTGCCGCATTACTTTTTCCAGACGGTCTTTCGTAATATGCGTGTAAACCTGTGTCGTGGAAA is a window from the Candidatus Margulisiibacteriota bacterium genome containing:
- the leuB gene encoding 3-isopropylmalate dehydrogenase — its product is MTAKIAVLAGDGIGPEVIEQGLKVLEKTARKFNLRLEFTPAKVGGAAIEQEGAALPAATLKVCQNSDAIFFGSVGGPQWEKLPPEQQPERAALLPLRKIFNLYANLRPAILFKQLKNASPLRADIAGDGFDLLILRELTSGIYFGQPKGRADDKAFDTLSYRVPEIVRVTKVAFEAARKRRKKVTSIDKANVLATSVMWREVVVEVAKDYPDVALQHMYIDNAAMQLIKNPHQFDVVLCDNMFGDILSDEASMLTGSIGMLPSASLSDGSFGLYEPSGGSAPDIAGQNIANPIAQILSAALLCKYSLGRGDAHDAIFAAVNQTLDENYRTRDIISSGCQEVSTSQMGELICGKI
- a CDS encoding DUF1858 domain-containing protein; this translates as MATITKDMTILEVLQNHPQAVEVLQSLNLGCLGCIAASGESLEQGLTAHGLNVSEVVEKLNQTVTE